Proteins from one Candidatus Binatia bacterium genomic window:
- a CDS encoding glycosyl hydrolase family 28-related protein gives MGDLPASGPYPGTTYTPQSPEQNGVYHEDREVSLLAGGGSKMYRTYNAKFEPGSQNWAPDQSSLSAYATVQDSEGSIHHYKLNSSGSWDGSHNNTVYNGVDFGMSANNTGTQNHDALLEAVIAAVTNGGIVFIPAGTYQITGTITVDLSLNPGSDQGVVIMGVGGGTELIQQTTEDTFSLTELTSGKGVRFKDLSFKYLQFTSVPSPAPAAIRIPRDCIGVTCERVFFQDCPQALYLGNRANHCGLIDCFINYDNLANQVMVYITGSDDFIHNCIFIQPSQSTVGTDPPDGPPGCTAIVIASASVVYITDTHITDFTTGINIQGGGSNPLDAYFSNVMCNCWSRGVMIQPVNSAAEIFQVFFSDCVFVRETDSTDSASIGVYIDSNLGPSANVSDLFFDNCMCYSWNAAGIQINAGQNIVITGGRYGSNASSLSTSGGIAITGTTSVMPANVTITGADFTAQLTAPTFPVQPHAISITAGVAGLYVRGCNLTDYTTTSPPIYTSSSAGTQIEITDCAGYNDKGTMLQHAIPPPGTITNTSAWNNAPQGWFGPIAFYVTGAGDVSVGNATTQYDTHLSDGAYELSPGEVAVLQNPSGATHFLAIGK, from the coding sequence ATGGGCGATCTCCCGGCTTCAGGCCCGTACCCAGGCACTACGTATACACCGCAGAGCCCTGAGCAAAACGGTGTTTACCACGAGGACCGCGAGGTGAGCCTCCTTGCGGGCGGCGGCTCGAAAATGTACCGCACGTATAACGCCAAATTCGAACCTGGCAGCCAAAACTGGGCGCCCGACCAAAGTTCGTTGTCAGCTTATGCTACGGTTCAGGACTCCGAGGGGTCTATCCACCATTATAAGCTGAACTCCTCGGGTAGCTGGGACGGCAGCCATAACAACACGGTTTACAACGGCGTCGACTTCGGAATGTCGGCGAACAACACCGGCACTCAAAACCATGACGCGCTTCTGGAAGCGGTGATCGCAGCCGTGACCAACGGAGGCATCGTCTTCATCCCGGCCGGCACGTATCAGATCACAGGAACCATCACAGTCGACTTGTCGCTCAATCCGGGAAGCGACCAGGGGGTCGTCATCATGGGGGTGGGTGGTGGTACCGAGCTGATCCAGCAGACCACAGAGGACACGTTTTCGCTGACTGAGCTTACCAGCGGGAAGGGAGTGCGCTTCAAAGATCTTTCTTTCAAGTACCTGCAGTTCACAAGCGTGCCCTCTCCGGCACCCGCAGCAATCCGAATTCCACGTGACTGCATAGGCGTCACGTGCGAGCGTGTCTTCTTCCAGGACTGTCCTCAGGCGCTCTATCTTGGCAACAGGGCGAACCACTGCGGGCTGATCGACTGCTTCATCAACTATGACAACCTTGCGAACCAAGTTATGGTCTACATCACCGGCTCAGACGACTTCATCCATAACTGCATCTTTATACAGCCGAGTCAGAGTACGGTCGGGACCGACCCGCCGGACGGGCCGCCGGGCTGCACAGCAATCGTCATCGCATCGGCGAGCGTTGTTTACATTACTGATACACACATCACCGACTTTACAACTGGCATCAACATCCAGGGTGGTGGTTCGAACCCGCTAGACGCATATTTCTCAAACGTCATGTGCAACTGCTGGAGTCGGGGCGTCATGATACAGCCGGTAAACAGCGCGGCTGAGATCTTCCAGGTGTTTTTTAGCGACTGCGTCTTTGTGCGGGAGACAGACTCCACCGACTCGGCCTCTATTGGCGTATACATCGACTCGAACCTAGGCCCGAGCGCTAATGTTTCGGACCTTTTCTTCGACAATTGTATGTGCTATTCATGGAACGCCGCTGGGATACAGATCAACGCTGGCCAAAACATCGTGATAACTGGTGGGCGCTATGGCTCCAATGCATCGTCGCTTTCGACGAGCGGTGGTATCGCCATTACGGGTACTACAAGTGTAATGCCCGCAAATGTGACGATCACTGGCGCGGACTTCACTGCTCAGCTAACTGCTCCCACTTTCCCTGTGCAGCCGCATGCCATTTCGATCACCGCCGGAGTTGCAGGCCTTTACGTTCGCGGCTGCAACTTGACGGACTACACCACAACATCCCCTCCGATCTACACGTCGTCGTCGGCCGGAACGCAAATCGAGATCACCGACTGCGCCGGATACAATGACAAGGGTACGATGCTGCAACATGCGATTCCGCCACCTGGCACCATCACGAATACCAGCGCATGGAATAACGCGCCGCAGGGCTGGTTCGGCCCGATCGCGTTTTACGTCACCGGCGCAGGCGACGTCTCGGTTGGAAACGCCACTACACAGTACGACACGCACCTTTCGGACGGGGCGTACGAACTGTCGCCGGGTGAGGTCGCGGTTCTCCAAAATCCCTCGGGCGCTACCCACTTTCTAGCCATCGGAAAATAG
- a CDS encoding recombinase family protein, whose amino-acid sequence MHSGRAPVAKGPSVWLLAAVSAEGQSETLPHQRAWGEEVASMRGWRLSRIIEGVATGKAGPRRIVHDLLSDIRALDAEARPTRLLMIRADRLGRGSIVESQIVLRDLHDLGVSVFTRDQGEVKLDSAMDELISAATLAVARHENDVRRDKMREVRRRKREAGEPMGKAPYGLRYKNNKCLIDGERAPVVREAFKLRLQGKGLETIARRLTAIAPPHLYVNGNSRVVNWTPTRVRKLLLNRAYIGPIVDEATFARAQKAAALLANDRKHDRRRRYPWPLAGSLRCYCGRGMLGLACGIEPWRYRYYACRARWNHDDRLRLVRADKLEEQFVALLGRLRASPKLIERHRRRSLTSPQLLERTLKDQKARLDELARKRGVAWELHAAGKVRAEDVQERLDALNRERGEIQDRIVAVQQELAIAKAATSQQRDAEALIRRGAQIFRRANVEEQNKIARAVSVELGGLHVDTDQKLKPGAAA is encoded by the coding sequence TCAGCGCGCCTGGGGCGAAGAGGTCGCCTCGATGCGGGGCTGGCGGCTTAGCCGCATTATCGAGGGCGTCGCGACCGGCAAAGCTGGCCCCCGCCGCATCGTGCACGACCTGCTTTCCGACATTCGGGCGCTCGATGCGGAGGCTAGGCCAACCCGGCTCCTCATGATCCGGGCCGACAGGCTCGGCCGCGGCTCGATCGTCGAGTCTCAGATCGTGCTGCGCGACCTGCATGACCTGGGTGTTTCTGTCTTTACGCGGGACCAGGGCGAGGTAAAACTTGACTCGGCAATGGACGAGCTAATTTCCGCCGCTACGCTGGCCGTCGCCCGTCACGAAAATGATGTCCGCCGGGATAAGATGCGGGAAGTCCGCCGCCGCAAACGCGAGGCTGGCGAGCCCATGGGTAAGGCTCCGTACGGCCTGCGCTATAAGAACAACAAATGCCTCATTGACGGCGAGCGGGCCCCGGTCGTTCGCGAAGCCTTTAAACTCCGCTTGCAAGGTAAGGGGCTGGAGACTATAGCTCGACGCCTAACCGCAATCGCGCCGCCACACCTATACGTTAATGGAAACTCTCGCGTTGTGAATTGGACGCCCACTCGCGTCAGGAAGCTTCTGCTGAATAGGGCATACATCGGGCCGATCGTCGACGAAGCCACATTTGCGCGAGCGCAGAAAGCTGCCGCCCTCCTTGCGAACGATCGCAAACATGACCGGCGCCGCCGATATCCATGGCCACTCGCCGGTTCGCTGCGATGTTACTGCGGGCGCGGAATGCTCGGGCTGGCGTGCGGGATCGAGCCATGGAGATACAGATACTACGCATGCCGTGCTCGTTGGAACCACGATGATCGGCTGCGCCTCGTTCGAGCCGATAAGCTCGAAGAACAGTTTGTCGCGTTACTCGGTCGCCTTCGGGCTTCCCCGAAACTGATCGAACGCCATAGGCGGCGTTCTCTTACGTCACCTCAGCTTCTCGAACGCACGCTTAAGGATCAGAAGGCTAGGCTCGATGAACTCGCGCGTAAGCGCGGCGTCGCCTGGGAGCTGCATGCCGCGGGCAAGGTGCGCGCCGAAGATGTGCAAGAGCGCCTAGATGCTCTCAATCGGGAACGAGGCGAGATACAAGATCGAATTGTTGCGGTTCAGCAAGAGCTTGCGATCGCGAAGGCTGCCACAAGCCAACAGCGCGATGCTGAGGCGTTGATTCGTCGCGGAGCGCAGATATTTCGTAGGGCGAACGTGGAAGAGCAGAACAAGATCGCGCGGGCCGTCTCGGTCGAGTTGGGGGGCCTTCACGTCGACACTGACCAGAAGCTGAAGCCTGGCGCTGCGGCCTGA